Proteins from a single region of Oncorhynchus tshawytscha isolate Ot180627B linkage group LG03, Otsh_v2.0, whole genome shotgun sequence:
- the LOC112236295 gene encoding glucose-6-phosphatase 2 isoform X3: protein MSMVQHCSCGQGSSCPSRARQTEPQMDLIHSSGVLVIQHLQSNYKDYHDFLDFMSSVGDPRNIFSLYFPLWFQLSQIVGTKMIWVAVIGDWFNLIFKWILFGQRPYWWVHETLFYQNNSLPQLEQFHITCETGPGSPSGHAMGSSCVWYVMITSALNFSRRLCDSSTQGCQRFGLVWSFLWMAFWIIQISVGISRIFIATHFPHQVILGVLAGILVAEAFEHVPSIHTASLKVYLHTSLFLFSFAVSLYLLLKMIDIDLLWSIPKAKKWCANPDWIHLDTTPFAGLVRNLGALFGLGLAINSQMFIQSCKVKNGYKTRFKLVCVAANLTSLQLYDFIKIPTHTEILFYTLSFCKSAAVPLSVVALIPYGVHLLIGDKERKLD from the exons ATGTCCATGGTGCAGCATTGTAGTTGTGGCCAAGGGAGCAGCTGTCCCAGTCGTGCCAGACAGACTGAACCCCAGATGGACCTCATCCACAGCAGTGGGGTGCTGGTGATCCAGCACCTCCAGAGCAACTACAAGGACTACCATGACTTCCTTGACTTCATGTCCTCTGTGGGCGACCCGCGTAACATcttttctctctatttccctctgtgGTTTCAGCTTAGCCAAATTGTCGGCACCAAGATGATATGGGTGGCAGTTATCGGAGACTGGTTCAACCTAATTTTCAAATG GATTCTGTTTGGTCAACGGCCATACTGGTGGGTGCATGAAACTCTCTTTTACCAGAATAATTCACTCCCCCAGCTGGAGCAGTTCCACATTACCTGTGAAACAGGACCAG GCAGTCCATCCGGTCATGCCATGGGCTCTTCGTGTGTCTGGTATGTAATGATCACATCAGCACTCAACTTTAGCAGACGCCTTTGTGACAGCTCAACTCAGGGTTGCCAGAG GTTTGGGCTTGTGTGGTCCTTTTTGTGGATGGCATTTTGGATCATTCAGATTAGTGTTGGCATCTCCAGGATCTTCATCGCCACACACTTCCCTCACCAGGTTATCCTTGGTGTTCTAGCTG GTATACTAGTTGCTGAAGCATTTGAGCATGTTCCCTCGATCCACACAGCCAGTTTAAAAGTCTACCTTCACACTAGCTTATTTCTGTTCTCCTTTGCCGTCAGCCTTTACTTGCTCCTTAAAATGATAGACATTGACCTATTGTGGTCGATACCTAAAGCAAAGAAGTGGTGTGCCAATCCAGACTGGATCCACCTGGACACTACACCTTTTGCTGGTTTAGTGAGGAACCTGGGAGCATTGTTTGGACTTGGCCTGGCCATTAACTCTCAGATGTTCATCCAGAGCTGCAAGGTGAAGAACGGCTACAAGACTAGGTTTAAACTCGTGTGTGTAGCAGCCAATCTGACCTCTCTGCAGCTGTACGATTTCATCAAAATTCCCACTCACACAGAGATCCTGTTCTACACACTCTCATTCTGTAAGAGTGCTGCAGTCCCTCTTAGTGTGGTGGCACTCATCCCCTACGGTGTTCACTTGTTGataggagacaaggagaggaaattAGACTAA
- the LOC112236295 gene encoding glucose-6-phosphatase 2 isoform X1, translating into MVVHLHIKKTALSLSLSLSLSLSLSLSIKRERLMSMVQHCSCGQGSSCPSRARQTEPQMDLIHSSGVLVIQHLQSNYKDYHDFLDFMSSVGDPRNIFSLYFPLWFQLSQIVGTKMIWVAVIGDWFNLIFKWILFGQRPYWWVHETLFYQNNSLPQLEQFHITCETGPGSPSGHAMGSSCVWYVMITSALNFSRRLCDSSTQGCQRFGLVWSFLWMAFWIIQISVGISRIFIATHFPHQVILGVLAGILVAEAFEHVPSIHTASLKVYLHTSLFLFSFAVSLYLLLKMIDIDLLWSIPKAKKWCANPDWIHLDTTPFAGLVRNLGALFGLGLAINSQMFIQSCKVKNGYKTRFKLVCVAANLTSLQLYDFIKIPTHTEILFYTLSFCKSAAVPLSVVALIPYGVHLLIGDKERKLD; encoded by the exons ATGGTGGTACATTTACATATAAAGaagacagctctctctctctctctctctctctctctctctctctctctctctctctctattaaaaGGGAGAGACTGATGTCCATGGTGCAGCATTGTAGTTGTGGCCAAGGGAGCAGCTGTCCCAGTCGTGCCAGACAGACTGAACCCCAGATGGACCTCATCCACAGCAGTGGGGTGCTGGTGATCCAGCACCTCCAGAGCAACTACAAGGACTACCATGACTTCCTTGACTTCATGTCCTCTGTGGGCGACCCGCGTAACATcttttctctctatttccctctgtgGTTTCAGCTTAGCCAAATTGTCGGCACCAAGATGATATGGGTGGCAGTTATCGGAGACTGGTTCAACCTAATTTTCAAATG GATTCTGTTTGGTCAACGGCCATACTGGTGGGTGCATGAAACTCTCTTTTACCAGAATAATTCACTCCCCCAGCTGGAGCAGTTCCACATTACCTGTGAAACAGGACCAG GCAGTCCATCCGGTCATGCCATGGGCTCTTCGTGTGTCTGGTATGTAATGATCACATCAGCACTCAACTTTAGCAGACGCCTTTGTGACAGCTCAACTCAGGGTTGCCAGAG GTTTGGGCTTGTGTGGTCCTTTTTGTGGATGGCATTTTGGATCATTCAGATTAGTGTTGGCATCTCCAGGATCTTCATCGCCACACACTTCCCTCACCAGGTTATCCTTGGTGTTCTAGCTG GTATACTAGTTGCTGAAGCATTTGAGCATGTTCCCTCGATCCACACAGCCAGTTTAAAAGTCTACCTTCACACTAGCTTATTTCTGTTCTCCTTTGCCGTCAGCCTTTACTTGCTCCTTAAAATGATAGACATTGACCTATTGTGGTCGATACCTAAAGCAAAGAAGTGGTGTGCCAATCCAGACTGGATCCACCTGGACACTACACCTTTTGCTGGTTTAGTGAGGAACCTGGGAGCATTGTTTGGACTTGGCCTGGCCATTAACTCTCAGATGTTCATCCAGAGCTGCAAGGTGAAGAACGGCTACAAGACTAGGTTTAAACTCGTGTGTGTAGCAGCCAATCTGACCTCTCTGCAGCTGTACGATTTCATCAAAATTCCCACTCACACAGAGATCCTGTTCTACACACTCTCATTCTGTAAGAGTGCTGCAGTCCCTCTTAGTGTGGTGGCACTCATCCCCTACGGTGTTCACTTGTTGataggagacaaggagaggaaattAGACTAA
- the LOC112236295 gene encoding glucose-6-phosphatase 2 isoform X2 gives MLSSKIEPQPRLMKRKVTPIHKERLMSMVQHCSCGQGSSCPSRARQTEPQMDLIHSSGVLVIQHLQSNYKDYHDFLDFMSSVGDPRNIFSLYFPLWFQLSQIVGTKMIWVAVIGDWFNLIFKWILFGQRPYWWVHETLFYQNNSLPQLEQFHITCETGPGSPSGHAMGSSCVWYVMITSALNFSRRLCDSSTQGCQRFGLVWSFLWMAFWIIQISVGISRIFIATHFPHQVILGVLAGILVAEAFEHVPSIHTASLKVYLHTSLFLFSFAVSLYLLLKMIDIDLLWSIPKAKKWCANPDWIHLDTTPFAGLVRNLGALFGLGLAINSQMFIQSCKVKNGYKTRFKLVCVAANLTSLQLYDFIKIPTHTEILFYTLSFCKSAAVPLSVVALIPYGVHLLIGDKERKLD, from the exons GGAGAGACTGATGTCCATGGTGCAGCATTGTAGTTGTGGCCAAGGGAGCAGCTGTCCCAGTCGTGCCAGACAGACTGAACCCCAGATGGACCTCATCCACAGCAGTGGGGTGCTGGTGATCCAGCACCTCCAGAGCAACTACAAGGACTACCATGACTTCCTTGACTTCATGTCCTCTGTGGGCGACCCGCGTAACATcttttctctctatttccctctgtgGTTTCAGCTTAGCCAAATTGTCGGCACCAAGATGATATGGGTGGCAGTTATCGGAGACTGGTTCAACCTAATTTTCAAATG GATTCTGTTTGGTCAACGGCCATACTGGTGGGTGCATGAAACTCTCTTTTACCAGAATAATTCACTCCCCCAGCTGGAGCAGTTCCACATTACCTGTGAAACAGGACCAG GCAGTCCATCCGGTCATGCCATGGGCTCTTCGTGTGTCTGGTATGTAATGATCACATCAGCACTCAACTTTAGCAGACGCCTTTGTGACAGCTCAACTCAGGGTTGCCAGAG GTTTGGGCTTGTGTGGTCCTTTTTGTGGATGGCATTTTGGATCATTCAGATTAGTGTTGGCATCTCCAGGATCTTCATCGCCACACACTTCCCTCACCAGGTTATCCTTGGTGTTCTAGCTG GTATACTAGTTGCTGAAGCATTTGAGCATGTTCCCTCGATCCACACAGCCAGTTTAAAAGTCTACCTTCACACTAGCTTATTTCTGTTCTCCTTTGCCGTCAGCCTTTACTTGCTCCTTAAAATGATAGACATTGACCTATTGTGGTCGATACCTAAAGCAAAGAAGTGGTGTGCCAATCCAGACTGGATCCACCTGGACACTACACCTTTTGCTGGTTTAGTGAGGAACCTGGGAGCATTGTTTGGACTTGGCCTGGCCATTAACTCTCAGATGTTCATCCAGAGCTGCAAGGTGAAGAACGGCTACAAGACTAGGTTTAAACTCGTGTGTGTAGCAGCCAATCTGACCTCTCTGCAGCTGTACGATTTCATCAAAATTCCCACTCACACAGAGATCCTGTTCTACACACTCTCATTCTGTAAGAGTGCTGCAGTCCCTCTTAGTGTGGTGGCACTCATCCCCTACGGTGTTCACTTGTTGataggagacaaggagaggaaattAGACTAA